A stretch of Hoplias malabaricus isolate fHopMal1 chromosome 10, fHopMal1.hap1, whole genome shotgun sequence DNA encodes these proteins:
- the LOC136708794 gene encoding C-C chemokine receptor type 5-like, whose product MNTSTENNSDDFSEYYGLDDNTASPCQNTAVKEFGRVFLPTFYSMVFIAGFIGNGLVAYVLIKYRQRSNMADMCLLNLAMADLLFLISLPFWAHYAAKSHWTFGNFMCKAVTAFYMLGFYGSIFFMILMTVDRYVVIVHSQTSLISRQHLANVALACFMWLLSLMASLPTMIFSKAENESTCKPEYPDETYWREFGYIELNILGLILPLLIMVFCYSQIIYTLYHMKSQKKHKSIRLILVLVIVFFVFWTPYNVVAFLKLLQQTGHLQECSWQQNLGLSMQWVETIAFSHCCLNPIIYAFVGQKFRRLFIKTLKQSFPGCFKHCKTLSTELSERKSSVYSRSTGMTNE is encoded by the exons ATGAATACTTCCACAGAAAACAACAGTGACG acTTTTCCGAATACTATGGTTTGGACGATAATACAGCCTCACCCTGCCAAAACACAGCTGTAAAGGAATTCGGCCGAGTTTTCCTCCCCACTTTCTACAGCATGGTCTTCATAGCAGGATTCATTGGCAACGGCCTGGTGGCGTATGTCCTCATCAAATATCGCCAGAGATCAAATATGGCCGACATGTGCCTCTTGAACCTGGCGATGGCTGACCTGCTGTTCCTCATCTCTCTGCCCTTCTGGGCCCACTACGCCGCCAAGAGCCACTGGACCTTTGGAAACTTCATGTGCAAGGCTGTGACGGCGTTCTACATGCTGGGCTTCTACGGCAGTATCTTCTTCATGATCCTGATGACGGTGGATCGTTATGTTGTCATTGTCCATTCCCAGACCTCGCTAATTTCCAGGCAGCACTTAGCCAATGTGGCCCTGGCCTGTTTTATGTGGCTACTCAGTCTGATGGCTTCCCTGCCAACCATGATATTCTCCAAGGCGGAGAATGAGTCGACATGCAAACCAGAATATCCTGATGAAACCTATTGGAGGGAGTTTGGCTACATAGAGCTAAACATCCTCGGCTTGATCCTCCCACTCCTCATCATGGTGTTCTGCTACTCTCAGATCATCTACACCTTGTATCACATGAAGTCTCAAAAGAAGCACAAATCCATCAGGCTCATCCTGGTCTTGgttattgttttctttgtctTCTGGACGCCCTACAACGTGGTCGCATTCCTGAAACTGCTTCAGCAAACGGGGCACTTACAAGAGTGTTCATGGCAGCAGAACCTTGGCCTGTCCATGCAGTGGGTGGAGACCATCGCCTTCAGCCACTGCTGCCTCAACCCCATCATCTACGCCTTTGTTGGCCAAAAGTTCAGAAGATTATTCATAAAGACCCTGAAACAGTCATTTCCAGGTTGCTTCAAACACTGCAAAACGCTCAGCACTGAGCTGTCTGAGAGGAAAAGCTCAGTGTACTCACGCTCCACAGGAATGACCAACGAGTAG